The genome window ATGGGAATGGGATTTTAACAATGACGGAACCGTTGATGCAACAGTTCCCGCTCCGTCTTATATATATACGGATGAAGGAAACTACACGGTTTCCCTTAAAGTATCAGACGGGACGGCATCACATACCAGAATTATCAACAGTGCCGTTACCGCAATCCAGACCCGTGCCGATATATTAGTGGTCAACGGCATTGAAAGAGCAACTTACCCGACGGAGTTTGCCAACTTTTACCTTAACTCAGGTCCGTTCGGAGAGTTCGAAGTGGACGTATGGGATTTATTCGGCAATCAGGATTTTGACTATAAACTTAATGAACAGGTTCAGGGGGCACATTACTTTAACCGCGCTATTCCGGATGATATACTCAAAAAATATCCGAGAGTAATCTGGCTGGGCAATAACTATGGCGGCGATATCGCCTTTTACAGTGCTGCTCAGGTGCTTGACTATGTGCAGTCAGGAGGAAACTTCCTGCTTGCAACCAGGCAGGGGCAGGATTTCTTCTCATCACAGCTTATGCAATATACCGGCGTGCAGTCAATTTCCGGACTTACTGATTTCACCTCAACAATTTTCTCTGTTGCCGAGGGGCTGCAGGATATGCCCGTGCTGCCAAACAACACGCGCAATCAGCTTGTTCTGGTTGATACAACCGCGGGTGCGGTACCCATCTTTAAGAATGATATGGCTTCAGCATGGTCCGCGGGTTTCAGAATCAAAAAGGACAGCGCGGGGGCGTTTATATATATCGCGGGAAGACCATACCGCTATAACAACGATATTTCAGCAATGAATTATGATTATATTATCCGCAACTGGATGACTTATACACCCGCAGGAACCGGAGATCAGACAACGGATGCGCTTCCTTCAGAATTCCGTCTGGAGCAGAACTATCCTAATCCGTTTAACCCCTCAACGGTTATCAGGTTCTCGCTGCCGTCAGCATCCTCAGTCCGCCTTGTCGTCTTCAATGCGCTTGGAGAGCAGGTAGCCGTACTGGTGAACAGTGAACTCAGCGCGGGAAATCATGAATCCGTGTTCGCCCCTCTGGGTGCATCGGGAATCTTTATTTATACCCTGGAAGCGGTTCCGGCTGATAAATCTTTCAGCCCGTTCCGCGGCTCTGGTAAAATGATACTCATGAAATAACGGCAAAAGTCGTAATTGTAAATAACGAAACTATTCACAGTGCCGGAGGCGGCACCCAAAAGGCCGCCTCCTTTATTTTTGAAGCCATAAATCCCTTCATTTCTCCCGGCCTGTATTGAATTTCCCCCAATTTTTTATAGTTTAACAGCAGTTAAATTAATTTAATTTCTGGCAGATTACATGCCACCGTACAGAAAGCATGACAGCAACAGGCAATACAGGCATATTTAAAAGATACCCGCTGATTATACCGGTGAGTATTTTCGCCGTATTCGCGCTGACCATAACCATTGCAGCATTTTACTACTATTTCTCTATACGGCGGGAAGTTGAGAACAGTTACGGAAATACCCTCTCTTCAATCACGAAACTGAAAATCAGGCAGATTCAGAACTATAATTCCGAGCGTCTTTCCGATGCGCGGTATTTGTTTAAAAATGCCGGATTTTCAGCAGCGATGCACCGCTTTCTGCAGAATCCCGGCGGCGAGGCTGAGATCAATGATATTCATGCCTGGCTTGACCAGCTGCAAAAGAATCATAACTACAAGATCATCCAGGTAATCAATAACCGGAAAGACGTAATATTTGCAACCGGGCTCCGGGGAGGACTTTCCACGGAAGCTCCCGTACCCCGCAATCACTCTTTTGACGGAATGTACACTCCCTCATTTATTGATCTGCACCTCAATAAAAGCAGGGAATATATACACATGCAGACCTATGTGCCTGTCTACTACGGGGGGGATAAGCCGTCAGATATAATCGGCGGGGTACTTTTCACGATTGACCCGTTTACCACATTCTATCCTCTGATTGCTGAGTCCCCGCTTCCCACGGAAACAGGAGAATCAATCCTCGTGCGGCTTGAACAGGATTCTGTGGTATATATAAGTCCGCTCCGCTTCTTTTCCGGAAATCCGTTTGAAGTAAGCGTCTCCCGGAGCGACACCTCCCGTGCGGTTGTTAAAGTTGCGAAAGGACTCGGAACCTACGGCAGCGGTTTGGATTACCGGGGCACTGAAATTTTGTTTTACGGGGAGATGGTTCCTGACCGCAACTGGATGATCATCACCAAAATGGATATTGATGAAGTATATAGCGGCATACGCGCAACATCCATTTTAATCTTTTTACTTCTCTCAGCACTGATCGCCATCAGCGGAGGTGCTCTTTATATTTTTACAAAACAGCAGAATCTGAGATCCCTGCAATACCAGGCCGAATCAGCCATTGCGGTAGCCCAGCTAAATCGGCTCTATGAACTTATCAGTCTGGTTAACACCGCCATTGCCCGCGACACAAGCAAAAAAGAATTGCTCAAAACCATCACCAGCATCTCGGTAGATAAAGGGGGATACAGTTATTCTGTGATTACCTTATCAGAATCAGAGGGAGGCCAGCCGGTTATCACCAGTTACTCAGGACGCAATCCTGTACTGCCGAGCAAAGAACAGATTATATATGATCTTATTGCAGCAGCCAATCTGCTTACCGGACAGGACCAGAAAACCGTAATAGTTAATAATGTAAGGCAGACTTCTCTTCCTGAATCATCCCTGCGGTTATTTGAAGCAAACAACATCTGCGCGCTGGCATTTTTTCCGCTTCATCCCGGCGGAAAAAACAGCGGAGGATTCTATCTCTTCTCGGAAAACTGCGATCAGTTCAGTATGCAGGAAACCGCTCTGCTTGAAGAACTTGCTTCTGATGTATCCTTCGGGCTGCACAGTATATCCGAGCATGAAAAAATTCAGCTCTCTGAGCAGATTATCAAAGATTCAGAGCTGCGTTATCGTAACCTGATAGAGAACTCGCCGGATGCAATTCTGATTAATCACCGGAATAAAATCATACTCGTAAACAAAGCGGCCGTTAAACTGTTCAAGGCTGCGCATGAAAATGATCTGGTTGGCAGGTCACCTTTAAGTCTTTTCGCCGGCAATTATAAAGAGAGCATTGCAGACAGAATACGATTCATGAGAGATACCGGGTTAACAGTACAGCCTGCGGAAGAACAAATCCGCTGTCTTGATGGTTCGTCAGCATACGTGGAAGTAGTTGCTGCACCTTACAAAATCGGTGAGGAACTTGCCATCCATGTTATTCTGCGAGATATTACCGGACGGAAAAAGCAGGAAGAAAAGCTCCGTGAAAGTGAAGAGCGGCTCCGGCTTTCTCTTGAAGCGGCAAATCAGGGTATATATGATCTGGATATGATTACGGGTGAAGCAATTGTAAATGACCAGTATGCAACTATGCTCGGTTATGATCCCAGCGAGTTCCGGGAAACCAATGATGCATGGATTGAACGCATGCATCCTGATGACAGGGAACATACGTCAAAAGCATATCTTGATTATATCGGTGGGAAAATACCTGAGTATCGAATGGAGTTCAGGCAAAAAACCGCAGATGGCAGTTATAAATGGATACTCTCTCTCGGCAAAGTGATTGAACGTGACGAAAACGGCAAACCGCTCAGAATGCTCGGTACCCATACCGATATACACAAACAAAAAGAGGCGGAATACCAGCTTCTCCTGCAGTCAAGGATGCTTAATCAGGCGGGACAGATAATCACTGCAGTATCTACACGCGGACGCATTGTCTTCTGGAACAATAAAGCGGAATCCGAACTTGGCTGGTCATCAGAGGAGGTAAAAGGCAAAAATCTGCTTGATATCCTCGTGCCGGAATACGAACAGCCGGATCTCAGGCAAATTATACGTAATGCAGCATCCGGCAAATCATGGGACGGACAGCTTCTCCTGATGAGGAAGGACGGGACTGTGTTTACTGCCGAAATCCTTATCTCCCCGTATTACAGTGGCACTGGTGAACTGCTAGGTCTTATTGCCCTTGGGCAGGATGTTACACAAAAGCTTGAAGACCAGCAGAAAATCAGGAACCTTTCCCGTGCTGTTGAGCAGAGCCCGGCCTCTATTGTAATCACTAAAACTAACGGAACTATTGTTTACGTCAACAATAAAGTTACTGAAGTAACCGGATATACCGGGGCAGAGCTGATCGGCAATAATCCCAGAATTCTCAGCTCGAATGAGATGAAACCTGAAGCATATAAACAGATGTATGATACCATTCTTGCCGGTAATGAGTGGCACGGTGAGTTTCATAACAGAAAAAAGAACGGCGAGCTCTACTGGGAGGCTGCTTCAATAAGCCCGCTCCGCAATGAAAAGGGAGAGATTGTTTATTTCCTCGCGGTAAAAGAAGATATCACTGAGCAGAAAAAACTGATTGAAGAGCTTATTGAGGCACGCGACCGCACGGAAGAATCAAACAGAACTAAAACCAACTTCCTGGCTAATATGAGCCATGAGCTTCGCACACCTCTTATTGCCATACTCGGTTTCTCCGACATACTTCTTGAGAATGAAAATGATGAAGAGAAAATTGAATTCCTGCGGAGCATTTATTCAGGCGGCGAACGTTTGCTGCAGACAGTAAATGCCTTGCTGCATTTTTCCAATCTTCATGAAGCCGGTCTGATGCTCACGCCGGTTGAATTTGATATTGAAGAAATCTGCAGCGAAATTGTTGAAAATTACCGCATAAAAGCAGTGAAAAAAGGCCTTCAGTTCATTCACCGGTGCGAAGGTTCAAAAAAGATTGTTACCGACAAGCTTCTCCTTGCTGACGCGCTCGGATATATCCTTGATAACGCGGTCAGATTTACACGGGAAGGCAGCATTGAACTAACGATGACAAGCACGCCGGAACTGTTTACTTTTGCGGTGCGTGATACCGGTATCGGCATACCGCAGGATAAAATAAGGCTCATATTTGAAGAATTCCGGCAGGTCAGCGAAGGGCTCAGCCGGCAGTATGAGGGCTCAGGTCTGGGTCTCACTCTGGCAAGTAAATATATACAAATTCTCGGAGGTCACATAGAAGTTGACAGCCGGGTGGGAGAGGGTTCTGAGTTCAGAATCATACTCCCGGTTAAACCAGAACAAAATTAACATCTCAAAAAGGTGAGGATCAATGGAAGAAAAACCGCTTAACCATACGGAGAGAATTCTCCTGGTGGAAAACGACAGTCTGAATATTGATGTTATATCAAAATATCTGCAGGGTGAATATGGATTTGATGTGGCGCGCAATGCAAAAGAAGCAGAGCAGCTTCTCATCAATAACAATTATCATCTTGTGCTTCTTGATATACATCTCGGAGACGGCATAGGAGGGCTCGGGCTTCTGAAATTTATCAGAGCATCAGAGAGTGTAAAACATGTTATCGTTATAGCCATTACCGCTTTCGCGGCAATGGAACAGCGCGATCATTTCATCCAGGCGGGATGCGATGATTATATGGCAAAACCGTTTTACAGAAAAGACCTGCTTACTGCGGTCCGGAGAAATCTGGACAGCCGTCTTTC of Ignavibacteriales bacterium contains these proteins:
- a CDS encoding PKD domain-containing protein yields the protein MNKLLLSFLLTGLVISASAFPKLSLLERFTNSGCAPCASINNSWYNSLTGQMVANGTISHVIYNVDWPQSNDPMFLLNSADNNTRRGLYGVNSVPWIQINGANTSTSQAAVEAAVNSGNAAFSPFKIEIVAEKFSNNVISVNIKITRDSSDVTTFTATRLFIALTERIVQYASPPGSNGERIFFNVTRKMLPDAKGTSFEIPAPGESVTADLMYIPTENFLSKVSMDSIRVVAFIQNTSTKLVYQSAYEDLRPASRLNSAFAVNKSLGAAPFEVSFTDYSTQGASAITSWEWDFNNDGTVDATVPAPSYIYTDEGNYTVSLKVSDGTASHTRIINSAVTAIQTRADILVVNGIERATYPTEFANFYLNSGPFGEFEVDVWDLFGNQDFDYKLNEQVQGAHYFNRAIPDDILKKYPRVIWLGNNYGGDIAFYSAAQVLDYVQSGGNFLLATRQGQDFFSSQLMQYTGVQSISGLTDFTSTIFSVAEGLQDMPVLPNNTRNQLVLVDTTAGAVPIFKNDMASAWSAGFRIKKDSAGAFIYIAGRPYRYNNDISAMNYDYIIRNWMTYTPAGTGDQTTDALPSEFRLEQNYPNPFNPSTVIRFSLPSASSVRLVVFNALGEQVAVLVNSELSAGNHESVFAPLGASGIFIYTLEAVPADKSFSPFRGSGKMILMK
- a CDS encoding PAS domain S-box protein encodes the protein MTATGNTGIFKRYPLIIPVSIFAVFALTITIAAFYYYFSIRREVENSYGNTLSSITKLKIRQIQNYNSERLSDARYLFKNAGFSAAMHRFLQNPGGEAEINDIHAWLDQLQKNHNYKIIQVINNRKDVIFATGLRGGLSTEAPVPRNHSFDGMYTPSFIDLHLNKSREYIHMQTYVPVYYGGDKPSDIIGGVLFTIDPFTTFYPLIAESPLPTETGESILVRLEQDSVVYISPLRFFSGNPFEVSVSRSDTSRAVVKVAKGLGTYGSGLDYRGTEILFYGEMVPDRNWMIITKMDIDEVYSGIRATSILIFLLLSALIAISGGALYIFTKQQNLRSLQYQAESAIAVAQLNRLYELISLVNTAIARDTSKKELLKTITSISVDKGGYSYSVITLSESEGGQPVITSYSGRNPVLPSKEQIIYDLIAAANLLTGQDQKTVIVNNVRQTSLPESSLRLFEANNICALAFFPLHPGGKNSGGFYLFSENCDQFSMQETALLEELASDVSFGLHSISEHEKIQLSEQIIKDSELRYRNLIENSPDAILINHRNKIILVNKAAVKLFKAAHENDLVGRSPLSLFAGNYKESIADRIRFMRDTGLTVQPAEEQIRCLDGSSAYVEVVAAPYKIGEELAIHVILRDITGRKKQEEKLRESEERLRLSLEAANQGIYDLDMITGEAIVNDQYATMLGYDPSEFRETNDAWIERMHPDDREHTSKAYLDYIGGKIPEYRMEFRQKTADGSYKWILSLGKVIERDENGKPLRMLGTHTDIHKQKEAEYQLLLQSRMLNQAGQIITAVSTRGRIVFWNNKAESELGWSSEEVKGKNLLDILVPEYEQPDLRQIIRNAASGKSWDGQLLLMRKDGTVFTAEILISPYYSGTGELLGLIALGQDVTQKLEDQQKIRNLSRAVEQSPASIVITKTNGTIVYVNNKVTEVTGYTGAELIGNNPRILSSNEMKPEAYKQMYDTILAGNEWHGEFHNRKKNGELYWEAASISPLRNEKGEIVYFLAVKEDITEQKKLIEELIEARDRTEESNRTKTNFLANMSHELRTPLIAILGFSDILLENENDEEKIEFLRSIYSGGERLLQTVNALLHFSNLHEAGLMLTPVEFDIEEICSEIVENYRIKAVKKGLQFIHRCEGSKKIVTDKLLLADALGYILDNAVRFTREGSIELTMTSTPELFTFAVRDTGIGIPQDKIRLIFEEFRQVSEGLSRQYEGSGLGLTLASKYIQILGGHIEVDSRVGEGSEFRIILPVKPEQN
- a CDS encoding response regulator — its product is MEEKPLNHTERILLVENDSLNIDVISKYLQGEYGFDVARNAKEAEQLLINNNYHLVLLDIHLGDGIGGLGLLKFIRASESVKHVIVIAITAFAAMEQRDHFIQAGCDDYMAKPFYRKDLLTAVRRNLDSRLS